Part of the Myxococcus xanthus genome is shown below.
CCTTGTTGTCGGCCGTCGTGTACGTGGGCTCGCTGGTCCACACGAGCTGGCCGCCCTGCATCAGGAAGGCATCCTCGGTATGGAGGCGGCGGATGCTGTCGTAGTGGAAGCGCGCGCCCAGCTCGAGGTTGTGGCTCAGCGGCCCGGTGGTGGCCGTCCAACGCGCGATGCTCTGGAGTCCCTGGGACACGTACGTGCGGTCGTTGGGGCCGATGAGCAGCGCGTCCTGGGACGACGACGTGTCCAGCTCGCCCGTGAGCACGCCGTAGTAGATGGAGTTGCGCGCGCTCGCGGGGTCCGCCAACACGCTGGCGATGGAGGCGCCGCGGAAGCGGTTCACCTTGCGCCACACCCGGCTCAGGTCATGCCGGTAGACGGACGTCGTCACGGCCAGCCCGCCCGCTTCGAGCTCGTGGCTGAGCACCACCTGCGTGCGGTGCCACTTCATGTGGTCCAGGGCGCTCGCGACGTAGCGGCGCAGCGGCGCGGCGGCGAAGTCCGCGCTGCTCAGGCCCAGGTACGTCTCGTTCGAGTCCTCGTCCGAGTAGCCCAGCTTGAGCTGGAGCGTCTGGCGCACGGGGCCCTCGGGGACGAGCAGGTAGCTGCCCTTGGCCATCCACTCGTTGCGGGTGAAGCCCGTGTTGCCGCCAACGGTGTCCAGCTCCTTGAAGCCGTCACTGCGCAGGTGGACGCCTTCGAGCAGGAAGCCCGCGCGCTCGGTGCTGGCGCCGAAGACGCCGTGGGCCTTGCCGTAGAGGTACTCGCCGCCCGCCACGTCCAGCCAGGCGGACTCGGACGCGGGGATGTCCCGGGTGATGAACTCCACGGAGCCGCCCACCGTCTGCGGTCCCTGCTGGATGGCCGAGGGCCCCTTGAGCACGCGGATGCTCTGCATGCGCGTGGCCAGCGGGAAGTAGTAGGCCGCCGGCGCGGAGTACGGCGCGGGGCCGAAGAGGACACCGTCCTCCAAAAGGGTGACCTTCTTGCTGCGGTCCGGATTGACGCCGCGCAAGCCCACGTTCGGCCGCAGGCCAAAGCCGTCCTCGCCGCGGGAGTACACACCGGGCACCGTCTGGAGGATGGCGGCCGGGTCATCGCGCTCGAAGCGCTCCAACTGCGCGGGCTTGAGCACGTGGATGGAGCCGCTCGTGCGCGCCTCCGAGGTGCCCACCACCACGCTCTCGAATCTCTTCTCCACCGCCTCGGGTGAAGGCTCCAGCACCAGTGGCTCGCCCGCGGGGGGCTCGATGGCCAGCGGCGCGTCGCCCACGGGCGCCTGCGCCGGCTCGGCCTGCTGCGCCTCCTCGGCGGCGGTGTCCTGCGCCTGCGGCGCTTCAGGGACGACGACGGTGTCCTGCGCCTGCGGCGCTTCAGGAACGGCGGCGGCGTCCTGCACCTGCGACGGCTCGGGAGCCACGGCGGCGGCGTCCTGGGGCGGCTCGGACTGCGCCGCGGCCGGGGAGGCCCATGCCAGCAAGAGCGCAGGAAGTGTCCAGCTCCGCGCCCACATCAGCTTCTGCTCGAACAGTGCCATCTGAAGCGTTTCGACCTTGTCTGACCGGGATGTCCGACGACTCAAAAGCCAGGAGCCAGGGCTGGAGGCCCGCCCGCGCGCGGACCGCCCTCCCCGGCTCCTGCTTCTACACTGCGTCAGCGATTACCGCTTCTCAATGGGACCGCCGATGACGATCTTTCCATCCGACTGGATGGCGATGCCGCGAGCGGCCTCCTCGGTGCCCGCGGTCGCGACGTTGATCTTCGCGATGCCGCCGGTGCCGAAGGTCGTGTCGAGGTTGCCCTCGGTGGTGAAGCGCGCCACCACCATCTGGTTGTCCCCGTTGTCGCCACCCTCGGTCACGAAGCCCGCCGCGTAGATGCGGTTGGTCGAGTCGAAGGCAACGGACCAGAAGCGGTCGTTCTCCGTGGTGGAGATCGGCGTGGCCTTGATGATGACCTCCTCCGCCGAACCGTTCGTGGGGATGATGGCGAGGATGCCGTCGGCGTTCTGGTTGCCACCCGCGCGGTAACCCACCGCGGCGGCCCAGTTGCCGTCAGACGACTTGGCCACGCCGAAGAAGGCCTGCTCCGGGCGGTCGAGGCTGAAGGTCTTGTAGCCTTCCGGCGCGAAGGTCGTGTCCGGCTGGCCGTCCTGCGTCTGCATCAGGAGGAGGGCCTGGATGTTCTGCGCGCCCAGGGAGCCGCTGCCCACGTGCAGGACGCGGTCGTCGTTCAGGACCACCAGGTTGCGGCCGCGGTCGTCGTCACCTACCAGGTCCAGCACCACGGCGCCGCCGGTGCCCCACGTCGGGTCGAGCGCGCCCGTCGAGGTGTAGCGGAAGGACACCAGGTCCACCTTGCCAGAGGACGCGGAGCGGCCGTAGCCGGTCGTCACGTAGCTGCCGTTGGACTGCATGCCCGCGGCGTAGGCCTCGGCCATGCCCCACTCGGGGTTGGTCTCGCTCTGGGCCTGGAACGGCGCGGACGTCACGACGCCCTTCCAGCCGAACGAGTCGTCCGCCTTGCCGTTGTCGTTCAGGCGCTGCAGCACGATGCGGTTGGCCGCCTGCGCACCCACGCCCGTGGGCATGGAGGTGTAGCCGGACGTCATGATCTTGCCGTCCGGCTGGATGAAGCCGTAGCGCATGCCGTCGTTCAGGTTGGACAGGTTGAGGACGCTGAACCCGTTGGGCGTCTCGGTCGAGCCGAACGTCGTGTCCAGCGCGCCCGTCGCCGTCAGGCGGGCCACCACGCGGTCGGTGTCCACGCGCGTACCGTCCGCGCGCTTGTTGCCGAACAGCACGATGCGGTCCGTGCCGTCCACGCGCACGTCCCACAGCGAGTCACGCGTGCCGTCGCGGCCGGTGCCAAAGTCCACGTGCGTCACGCCGCCCGCACCGAACGTCGTGTCGTGCGTACCGTCCTCGTTGAAGCGGACCACCGCGATGTCGCTGTCCAGCGCGCCGGTGCCGGCGTCAGGCGTCGGGTTCGTGCCCGCGTCCGTACCGGCGTCCGTGTTGGTGCCCGCGTCAGGCGTCGGAGTGGGCTCGTCGTCGTCGCCACAACCCGTCATGCACGCCAGCGTGAGCGCCAACGCGGCTCCACGCACCAGGAAGCTACGGTGCTTCACCGTCTTCAACATGATGTTTCCCCTCGCTCAGGAACTTGTCGAACTGCAAACGATAATCGTTATCAGTTTCTTCGTGTCCGCCTCGTACTCCGGAAGACCGCGACGGGTCAACACCCAACCTGTGGAAACTCGCACGTTTCCCCGGCAAACTTTGAAGTTGATTGTCATTAACAACATCGGCGTGTTAGCGAGCCCGGACATGAACACCGAGTCATCGCGCCCCCTCTCCGTCCTGCGTGCGCGCGCCATCGCGCTCGCGGTGCCCGCCCTCCTCTCGCTGTCCGCGTGCAAGTCGGACAAGGTGACCCCGCCGGACGCAGGGACGGACAATCCGGGCGACACGGTGGCCGCGACGCGCGCCGCGCTGCTGGAGTCGTCCGGAGCCTGTGTGCTGCAGACGGCACGTGAGTTCCAGACCGCGGCCACCGCGCTGGAGAGCGCCGTCGCGGCCCACGCGGCCACGCCGGATGCCACCACGCGAGACACCGCGCGCGAGGCCTACCACCAGGCCATGGACGTGTGGCAGATGGCGGAGGTGATGCAGTTCGGTCCCGCCGCGCCCCGCAGCCTCCCGGGCGGCGCGGAGATTCGCGACAACATCTACTCGTGGCCCCTGGTCAGCCGGTGCGCCATCGAGGAGCAGCTCGTCAACCGAAGCTATGAGTCGGAGAGCTTCGACAGCTCACTGGTGAGCCGCCGCGGCCTGTACGCGCTGGAGTACCTGCTCTTCTTCGAGGGCAACGACACCGCCTGCCCTGGCACCTCCGTCATCGTGTCCCAGGGCACGTGGGCGGCGCTGTCCGCGGACGAGCGGGCCGCGCGCAAGCGGGCGTACGCCGCCGTGGTGGCCGCCGACGTCCACCGCCGCGCGGACGCGCTGGTGAACGCGTGGGCCCCGGACCAGGAGAATTTCGGCCGGACGTTGACGACGGCGGGCTCCGGCAATGCCGTGTACCCCTCCACGCAGGCGGCGCTGAACTCCGTGAGCGACGCCATCTTCTACTTCGAGCGCGAGGTGAAGGACCTCAAGGTGGCACGGCCGCTGGCGCTGCGTGACTGCGCCACGTCGACGTGCCCCGAACACCTGGAGTCACAGTTCGCCGCGCGCTCGAAGGCGAACATCCGGGCCAACCTGGTGGGCTACCGGCGCATCACGGAAGGCTGCGGCGAGAACTTCTCCGGCACGGGCTTCGACGACCTGCTGGAGGCCTCGGGCGCCGACGCGCTGGCGGCGAAGCTGCGCGAGCGCAACGCGGCGGCGGCAGCGGGCATCGACGCTGTTCCGGGTGAAGACCTGGCGACGGTCCTGGCTCAGGACAAGGCCGCGATGCGTACGATGTACGACGTCATCAAGAGCGTGACGGACGTGCTCAAGACGGAGCTCGTCACCGTGCTGGACCTGGAGCTGCCCCAGTCCGTCGAGGGGGACAATGACTGAGGTGGCGTCCGGCGAGCGCCCCGCTTCCGGGCGCATCTGGAAGGTGCTGCTGGCGCCGCGAGACATCGCGGCGCTGGTGGCGTTCCGCGTGGCGCTGGGGCTGCTCATCTTCGTCTCGGCGGTCCGGTTCCTCGCATATGGCTGGGTGGACGTGCTGTTCACCGGCCCCCGCTTCCACTTCACCTACTGGGGCTTCGGCTGGGTGCCCGCGCTGCCGGCGCCGTGGATGCACACTGTCTTCGCGGCGCTCGCGATACTCGGGCTCTGCATGGCGGCGGGCCTCTTCTACCGCGTGACAGTGGGCCTGCTGTTCGTCGCCTTCTCCTACGTCCAGCTCGTGGACGTCAGCAACTACCTCAATCACTACTACCTGGTGAGCCTGCTCCTCGGGCTGATGCTCATCGTGCCGGCGCACCGGGCCTTCTCGGTGGATGCCTGGCGCAAGCCCGCGCTGCGCAGTGACTGGCTGCCCTCGTGGTGCACGCTGCTGCTGCGCTTCCAGGTGGGCGTGGTCTACGTCTTCGCGGGGCTGGCGAAGCTGACCGGTGACTGGCTGCTCCATGCCCAGCCGCTCAGCATCTGGCTGTCGGCTCGGACGAGCCTGCCCGTCATCGGTCCCATGCTCGACGAGCCCTGGGTCGCCTACGTCGCGGCCTGGTCGGGATTCCTCTTCGACACCACCATCGTCGTCTTCCTCCTCACCCGGAAGCTGCGGCCCTTCGCCTATGTGGTGGTGCTCGGGTTCCACGCGGCCACCTCCGCGCTGTTTCCCATTGGCATGTTCCCCTTCATCATGGTCACCGGGGCCCTGGTCTTCTTCGAAGCCTCCTGGCCACGGCGGCTGTTCCACGGGCTGCGCGCCCGCCTCGCGCGGACGTCCGTCGCGACTTCGGCCGCCTCGGAAACGCCCGCGACGCCCGCCCCGAGCGCTCCCGGCTGGAAGGGACAGGTGGCGCTCGGACTGGCCCTGACCTACGCCGTCGTGCAGGTCGCCATTCCGCTGCGCACCCACCTCTACGGCGGCAACGTCCTGTGGCACGAGCAGGGCATGCGCTTCTCCTGGCGAGTGATGGCGCGCGAGAAGAACGGCAGCGTGACATTCATCGTCCGCGACCCGGCGTCGGACCGGGAATGGCACGTCGCGCCCAGCCAGTACCTCACCCGCCTCCAGGAGCGGGAGATGTCGGTGCAGCCGGACCTCATCCTCCAGTTGGCGCGGCACATCGCCCGGGACTTCGAGGCGCAGGGCAAGGGCCGCGTCCAGGTCCACGTCGACGCCCAGGTGTCCCTCAATGGCCGCCCCGCGGAGCTGCTGGTGGACCCGGACGTGGACCTCGCTCGAGAGGTGGACAGCCTCGCGCCCAAGCGGTGGATCCGCCCCGCGCCGGAGTCGCCGCCCATCCGCTTGCGCGCTCCGCTGCGCGGCGCGACGGCCGAGCGCCCGTAGGAGCGGGGCGCGGTAATGGGCAAGGGGCTGGGTGGAGGGTGCGCCGTTGCAGCCAGGCCCCCTGCCCCCTGCCCCCTCTCCCCGGGGGGCGCCGTCCCCCGTCATTGCCGAGCCCTCGCGCTTGTTTACGTTTCCAGAGGGCCCCGCAGGGTCTCCGGAAACGAGGCGGCCATGGCGCTCAATTCTTCCCACGATACGGCCCGCGCCGGCGCGGACCGGCCAGCACTGCACGGCGGAGGCGGTTGGCACCGGTTGGGCAATACGCTCAAGACGACCGTGCTGCTGGCCGGGCTCACGGCCCTGGTGCTCGTCATCGGCGACCGGCTGGGCGGCCCGCAAGGCCTGCTCTTCGCCGGCCTTTTCGCGGTGGTGATGAACTTCGGCTCCTACTGGTTCAGCGACCGGATTGCCTTGGCCATCCACGGCGCCAGGCCGTTGCCCTACGAGCAGGCGCCCTGGCTGCACGACATGGTGGCGCGGCTGGCCTCCCGCGCGGGCATGCCGAAGCCCAAGGTCTACATCCTCCCCACGGCGGCGCCCAACGCGTTCGCCACGGGCCGCAACCCGAGCCACGCCGCCATCGCGGTGACGGCGGGCCTGATGGAGCTGCTCGACCGGCGCGAGCTGGAAGGCGTGCTGGCCCATGAACTGGGGCACGTTCGCAACCGGGACACCCTCATCGGCACGGTGGCGGCGACCCTGGCCGGCATCATCAGCTACGCCGCGCAGATGCTCTTCTGGTTCGGCGGCTCCATGCTCAGCCGGGGCGACAACGACGAGCGCGGCGGACTGGGCAGCGCCTTCGCCAACCTGGGTCTGCTGCTGGTGGCCCCCATCGCCGCCACGCTGCTCCAGCTCGCCGTCAGCCGCTCACGGGAGTACGGAGCGGACCAGACGGGCGCCGAGCTGGCGGGCGACCCGGACGCGCTCGCCAATGCCCTGCTGAAGTTGGAACGCAGCGCGGAGGCCATTCCCTACGACAAGGCCCCGGCCACCTCCCACCTCTTCATCGTCAACCCGCTCCACCGAGGCGGAGTCATGGCCCTGTTCTCCACCCACCCGCCCATCCCCGAGCGGGTCCGCCGGCTGCGGGAGCTGGGCGCCCGCCTGGGAGCCCGCACCGGTGGGCGCGGCGGCTGGGAGTACGCGTACTGAGGCGACGGACGGCGCCCCGGACGCTCGCCGGGCCGCTGGCCGGGGCGACGCAGGGAGTGAACCGAAGCACGTCTAGCAGTGGACCCTTGACGCCCCGGGGGCTGACGGTAGGCTGCCCCGCTTTTTGCATTTCCCCGTGGAGGTCGTTCCCGTGCTGGTCCTGGTCCTCGCCCTTGCTGTCGGGCTCGCCATCTCGCTCTATTTCAATCTCTTCGCCGGCCCCAAGCACGCCGCGCTTCCGTCGTCGTCCACGTCGTCGTCGGCGCCCCGCGCCGAGCTGGTGACGGACACCCAGGCGCGTGCCAAGGCCGAGGCGGAGCTGCAGCGCAAGCAGAAGGAGCTGGACGAGCAGCGCACTCAACTTCAGGACGTGAAGGAGCAGCTGAAGCAGGCCAAGCGCAAGCTCTACGAGCAGAAGGAGTCCGACAAGAGCGCGCAGGACCTGGCCAAGGCGCGCGCCGAGGTGGAGCGCAACGCCTCCACGCAGCTCGAGCGGACCCGTGAGGAGCTGTCCCACGCGCTGGTGGAGAACCAGCGGCTGAAGGCGGAGATGGAGTCCAAGGGCCGCCGCCCGCAGCCCGCGCCGGCCGCCCCCATCGCAGCGCCCGCCACGCAGGTCGCCGCGCCCGCCCAGGAGGGCGAGGCCGTCATCGCCGCGGTGGTGCCGGTGGTGCCCACGGCGACGGAGACGGTGCCGCAGGAGCGTGGCCAGCGCCGCTACCGCGAGCTGAACGACGCCGACCGCGAGAAGATGGAGCGGCTGGAGCAGGCGGCGAACAAGGACCGCCTCCGCGCAGTGGAGCTGGAGAAGGAGCTGCGCCGGGTGAAGGGCCGCAACGAGACGCAGCAGCGCGTCTATGCCGCCACCAAGCACGACCTGGACCTGAGCCGCGACAAGTACAAGGCCCTGGAGAAGCGCCTCAACCGCACGCTCCTGGAGCGCGACCTGATTCGCCGGGCCATCAAGGACCTGGAAAAGAAGACGGGCATGCTCGCAGACCGCACGGAGCTGACGCCCGAGGAGGTCGCCGCCAGCGACCAGCGCACCGAGGAGACGTCGCGCGTGCGCGCCGAGGCCGAGGCCCAGGCCACGCCCAAGACGGAGGCCCCGGCCGACACCGAGCAGCAGGCGCCCGAGAGCGCTCCGGCCGACGCGGAGTCCAAGCCCGCGCAGGCCTGACGCACCCGCCCTCCCATGGGCACATTGAAGGGCTCGGCATCCTGGAGGACCTCCAGGGCCGGGCCCTTCGTCATTTCCACATCAGGTGTCGGACGGGCCGCAGCCGCCTTCCAGCGGCACCGGCCCCCGGGCCTGGAGGAGGCCCGTCAGGAGCTTGACCGTGAGGCGCTTGAACTCCGCCATCTCCTGCACCGTGAGGTAGCGAAGCAGCTCCACGTCCGTCCAGATGAGCGCGTCGCGCAGCAGGTTCAGCTCCGTCTGCCCGGCCGGGGACAGCTCCAGGCGCGCGCACCGGCGATCTTCCGCGATGCTTCGCTTCACCAGGCCGTCCTCCTCCAGGCGCGCGACGAGCCGGCTCACCGAGGGTGCGTCCACGAGCATCCGCTCCGCGATGGCGGACTGGCTGCGCACACCGTCGGCGATGGATTTCAGCGCCAACAACTGCATGAAGGGTCTGCTGGTCTGCTCGCCTAGCCGCTCGGTGAGGAGGCGACGGATGGCGCGCCGCAGCGAGGCCATTTGCTCCGGGACAGTCATCTCCCCCTAAAGATGGTTGCAGACATCAACCATTGTCAATTACATCGACGCGACGCGTTTGGTCACAACGGGGGGGAAGTTTTCAGCCCACACGCAGTTCCCTCATTTCTTCCTCCTCGTATGGCATCCCCTTCCGTCATTCTCTTGGCGCTCGTCGCAGCGTCGACGCTGACCGAGCCGTCACCGTCCATTCCTGCGCCCGTCCCCTTCCAGCCGAAGGTGGAGGACGCGATGCTCACCCCCGTTGCCCCCGCCCAGCGGCAGGTAACGACCTGGGACGAGGCGCTCGCGCTCGTCCGGGAGCGATCCACCAACCTCCGAAGCGCCGAAGCCGGCGTGGAACGCGCCGCGGGCCGCTCCCGGCAGGCCCTGGCCGCGCTGCTCCCCAATGCACGTCTGTCGTCCAGTGTCGGTGTGGACCTCCTCAACCCCGACCTCCCCGTGGGCGCTGGCGGTACGCCGCTGGTGGGCATTGGTGGCGGCGACACCCGCGGTCCCTCCACGCCGCTGCTCACCGCCACGGCGAACGTGACGCAATCCCTGGTGGACGTCAGCGCCTGGCGCGGGCGCGCCTCGGCCGTGGCCGCCGAGGAAGGCGCGGCGGCGACGCTGGGCGAGACGCGGCGGCTGCTCACGCGGGGGCTGGCCCAGGTGCTGGTGTCCACGGTGGCGGCGGAGCGGGCGGCGGAGATCAACCGCGTGGGCCTGCGGCAGGCCTTG
Proteins encoded:
- a CDS encoding TonB-dependent receptor domain-containing protein, whose translation is MALFEQKLMWARSWTLPALLLAWASPAAAQSEPPQDAAAVAPEPSQVQDAAAVPEAPQAQDTVVVPEAPQAQDTAAEEAQQAEPAQAPVGDAPLAIEPPAGEPLVLEPSPEAVEKRFESVVVGTSEARTSGSIHVLKPAQLERFERDDPAAILQTVPGVYSRGEDGFGLRPNVGLRGVNPDRSKKVTLLEDGVLFGPAPYSAPAAYYFPLATRMQSIRVLKGPSAIQQGPQTVGGSVEFITRDIPASESAWLDVAGGEYLYGKAHGVFGASTERAGFLLEGVHLRSDGFKELDTVGGNTGFTRNEWMAKGSYLLVPEGPVRQTLQLKLGYSDEDSNETYLGLSSADFAAAPLRRYVASALDHMKWHRTQVVLSHELEAGGLAVTTSVYRHDLSRVWRKVNRFRGASIASVLADPASARNSIYYGVLTGELDTSSSQDALLIGPNDRTYVSQGLQSIARWTATTGPLSHNLELGARFHYDSIRRLHTEDAFLMQGGQLVWTSEPTYTTADNKDSTHALALHATDAIGWGPLVLTPGVRMEIIRSASRNHMTGTESSGALEVLMPGMGIYGALTRELGLFAGAYRGFSPPAPGQPDAVLPEKSINYEAGARWTRRGERLEAVGFFNDYSNLTDICTFSSGCLNDALDRQTDAGKAYIYGLEVFGEKTFRPGGGVTFPVSLSYTFTRTRLREDFQSADPQFGNVRAGDELPYVPQHQLYATAGVETSWGGLALSAFYVDAMREQAGQGEVSPELLTDALLTFDVNASWNFSRWGQLYLSARNILDEQAVVSRRPYGARPNAPRAVIVGVKLGI
- a CDS encoding imelysin family protein: MNTESSRPLSVLRARAIALAVPALLSLSACKSDKVTPPDAGTDNPGDTVAATRAALLESSGACVLQTAREFQTAATALESAVAAHAATPDATTRDTAREAYHQAMDVWQMAEVMQFGPAAPRSLPGGAEIRDNIYSWPLVSRCAIEEQLVNRSYESESFDSSLVSRRGLYALEYLLFFEGNDTACPGTSVIVSQGTWAALSADERAARKRAYAAVVAADVHRRADALVNAWAPDQENFGRTLTTAGSGNAVYPSTQAALNSVSDAIFYFEREVKDLKVARPLALRDCATSTCPEHLESQFAARSKANIRANLVGYRRITEGCGENFSGTGFDDLLEASGADALAAKLRERNAAAAAGIDAVPGEDLATVLAQDKAAMRTMYDVIKSVTDVLKTELVTVLDLELPQSVEGDND
- a CDS encoding HTTM domain-containing protein, which codes for MTEVASGERPASGRIWKVLLAPRDIAALVAFRVALGLLIFVSAVRFLAYGWVDVLFTGPRFHFTYWGFGWVPALPAPWMHTVFAALAILGLCMAAGLFYRVTVGLLFVAFSYVQLVDVSNYLNHYYLVSLLLGLMLIVPAHRAFSVDAWRKPALRSDWLPSWCTLLLRFQVGVVYVFAGLAKLTGDWLLHAQPLSIWLSARTSLPVIGPMLDEPWVAYVAAWSGFLFDTTIVVFLLTRKLRPFAYVVVLGFHAATSALFPIGMFPFIMVTGALVFFEASWPRRLFHGLRARLARTSVATSAASETPATPAPSAPGWKGQVALGLALTYAVVQVAIPLRTHLYGGNVLWHEQGMRFSWRVMAREKNGSVTFIVRDPASDREWHVAPSQYLTRLQEREMSVQPDLILQLARHIARDFEAQGKGRVQVHVDAQVSLNGRPAELLVDPDVDLAREVDSLAPKRWIRPAPESPPIRLRAPLRGATAERP
- a CDS encoding zinc metalloprotease HtpX, which gives rise to MALNSSHDTARAGADRPALHGGGGWHRLGNTLKTTVLLAGLTALVLVIGDRLGGPQGLLFAGLFAVVMNFGSYWFSDRIALAIHGARPLPYEQAPWLHDMVARLASRAGMPKPKVYILPTAAPNAFATGRNPSHAAIAVTAGLMELLDRRELEGVLAHELGHVRNRDTLIGTVAATLAGIISYAAQMLFWFGGSMLSRGDNDERGGLGSAFANLGLLLVAPIAATLLQLAVSRSREYGADQTGAELAGDPDALANALLKLERSAEAIPYDKAPATSHLFIVNPLHRGGVMALFSTHPPIPERVRRLRELGARLGARTGGRGGWEYAY
- a CDS encoding MarR family winged helix-turn-helix transcriptional regulator, translating into MTVPEQMASLRRAIRRLLTERLGEQTSRPFMQLLALKSIADGVRSQSAIAERMLVDAPSVSRLVARLEEDGLVKRSIAEDRRCARLELSPAGQTELNLLRDALIWTDVELLRYLTVQEMAEFKRLTVKLLTGLLQARGPVPLEGGCGPSDT